One genomic segment of Primulina tabacum isolate GXHZ01 chromosome 9, ASM2559414v2, whole genome shotgun sequence includes these proteins:
- the LOC142556394 gene encoding uncharacterized protein LOC142556394, with product MPIRPRLNWAHFGISTNLDWPLVDIRLTARVKSLEVCDAKVDIHKYHDSAKSICRICHEEESESCKSLETPCACTGTVKFAHRDCIQRWCNEKRNTICEICLQKFEPGYTSQPKKAHLIDTTIVTIRGSLEIPRINREQENVGEILETEYSECASAADRSAACCRSVALIGQGVTHRHFLYFLLLKLVAYSFPCTCYFGLLQQFTTVSGIIIDRDLSPTYRVLTRDEEGQHNNVIHSSCTCRAQLCSFFSLCRLKVWQFLLQVEM from the exons ATGCCGATTAGACCCCGTCTGAATTGGGCCCATTTTGGTATTTCGACAAATTTGGACTGGCCTCTTGTCGACATACGGCTAACTGCTCGAGTCAAATCGCTTGAGGTGTGCGATGCGAAGGTGGATATACACAAAT ATCATGATTCTGCAAAATCTATATGCAGAATATGCCATGAAGAAGAGTCCGAAAGCTGTAAAAGCTTGGAGACTCCTTGCGCTTGCACCGGAACTGTCAAG TTTGCTCACAGAGATTGCATACAGAGATGGTGCAATGAAAAGCGAAACACTATTTGTGAAATTTGCTTGCAG AAGTTTGAACCGGGGTACACATCACAGCCGAAGAAGGCACACTTAATCGACACGACGATAGTAACCATAAG GGGAAGTTTGGAAATCCCAAGAATTAATCGAGAACAAGAGAATGTGGGAGAGATTCTTGAAACTGAATACTCGGAGTGTGCATCAGCAGCTGACAGAAGTGCTGCTTGCTGCAGATCAGTGGCTCTCATT GGTCAAGGGGTTACCCATCGTCACTTCCTATA CTTCTTACTGTTAAAGCTAGTGGCATACTCCTTCCCATGTACGTGCTACTTCGGGTTATTGCAGCAATTCACAACAGTATCAGGCATCATCATCGACAG AGATCTGTCACCAACATACCGAGTTCTGACGAGAGATGAAGAAGGGCAGCATAATAATGTGATTCATTCCTCGTGTACATGCCGTGCGCAATTATGTTCTTTTTTCTCCCTCTGTAGGTTAAAGGTATGGCAGTTTCTTCTACAGGTAGAGATGTAG
- the LOC142556532 gene encoding DNA replication licensing factor MCM7-like, with protein MDDLNFKQDIETAKDFLSNFADLNGEAKYINILQDVANRRVKAVQIELEDLANYKDLDEEFLRRVTENTRRYVGVFATAIDQLMPEPTEVFMDDDQDILTTQRSEEGTENSDRSDPQQKMPMEIKRIFEVYIKASSKGRNFTIREVKAAYIGQLVRISGIVTRCSDVKPLMQVAVYTCEECGFEIYQEVTARVFMPLFDCPSAQCKTNRAKGNLIPQLRASKFLKFQEAKLQELAEHVPKGHIPRSMTVHFRGELTRKVAPGDIVELSGIFLPMPYTGFRAMRAGLIADTYLEAMSVTHFKKKYEEYELRGDEEEQIARLAEDGDIYNKLAQSLAPEIFGHADIKKALLLLLVGAPHRKLKDGMRIRGDLHICLMGDPGVAKSQLLKHIINVAPRGVYTTGKGSSGVGLTAAVQKDPVTNEMVLEGGALVLADMGICAIDEFDKMDESDRTAIHEVMEQQTVSIAKAGITTSLNARTAVLAAANPAWGRYDLRRTPAENINLPPALLSRFDLLWLILDRADMDTDLEMARHVLHVHQAKESPDLGFTPLEPSVLRAYISAARKLSPAVPKELEEYLASAYSSIRQEEAKSSIPHSYTTVRTLLSILRISGALARLRFSDYVAQSDVDEALRLMQMSKFSLYSDERQRSGLDAISDIYSILRDEATRINEMNISYAHALNWISRKGYSEAQLKECLEEYAALNVWQIHPNTFDIRFIDV; from the exons ATGGATGATCTCAACTTCAAGCAAGACATAG AAACCGCGAAGGATTTTCTTTCCAACTTTGCAGATCTGAATGGTGAAGCCAAATACATCAACATCCTT CAAGATGTAGCGAATCGCAGAGTTAAGGCCGTCCAGATCGAGCTAGAAGACCTAGCTAAT tacAAGGacttggatgaggaatttctgAGGCGGGTCACCGAAAACACACGGAGATATGTTGGAGTATTTGCGACTGCAATTGACCAGCTTATGCCGGAGCCAACGGAGGTCTTTATGGATGACGACCAAGATATATTGACGACTCAGAGATCTGAGGAAGGAACTGAAAATTCTGATCGATCTGATCCACAGCAAAAGATGCCTATGGAAATCAAGCGAATATT TGAAGTTTACATTAAAGCATCTTCAAAAGGTCGGAATTTCACCATTAGGGAGGTCAAAGCTGCATATATCGGTCAGCTTGTGAGGATATCTGGTATTGTGACACGCTGTTCGGATGTCAAACCATTAATGCAGGTGGCTGTCTATACTTGCGAAGAGTGTGGATTCGAAATCTACCAG GAGGTCACTGCTCGAGTATTCATGCCTCTATTTGATTGTCCATCTGCTCAATGCAAAACAAATAGGGCAAAAGGAAATCTTATTCCCCAGCTCAGGGCATcaaaatttttgaagtttcaggAG GCCAAACTTCAAGAGTTAGCTGAACATGTTCCGAAAGGGCACATTCCTCGGTCCATGACTGTTCATTTTAGGGGAGAGCTTACACGAAAG GTGGCTCCAGGTGATATTGTTGAGTTGTCGGGGATATTTCTTCCAATGCCATACACTGGATTTAGGGCTATGCGAGCTGGATTAATTGCAGATACATACTTGGAAGCCATGTCTGTCAcccatttcaaaaaaaaatatgaaga GTATGAACTCAGAGGAGATGAGGAAGAGCAAATTGCTCGCTTAGCTGAGGATGGTGACATCTATAACAAATTGGCTCAGTCATTGGCTCCCGAGATATTTGGGCATGCAGATATTAAAAAGGCCCTTCTTCTTCTCCTAGTTGGTGCTCCACATCGAAAATTGAAGGATGGAATGAGG ATTAGAGGAGACCTACACATATGTTTGATGGGTGATCCAGGAGTTGCAAAAAGTCAGCTTCTCAAACACATAATTAATGTTGCCCCAAGGGGTGTTTATACAACTGGTAAAGGAAGTAGTGGAGTTGGTTTGactgctgctgttcagaaggaTCCGGTGACAAATGAAATGGTTTTGGAAGGTGGTGCTCTG GTACTTGCGGATATGGGTATATGTGCCATTGATGAATTCGACAAGATGGATGAATCTGATCGTACAGCAATACACGAAGTAATGGAGCAGCAAACTGTTAGTATTGCTAAGGCTGGCATCACTACATCTCTGAATGCACGGACTGCTGTCCTTGCTGCGGCTAATCCGGCCTG GGGAAGATATGATCTTAGGAGAACACCAGCTGAGAATATCAATCTCCCCCCTGCTCTTCTGTCAAGGTTTGATCTCCTGTGGTTGATCCTAGACCGAGCAGATATGGATACGGATCTTGAAATGGCTAGGCATGTTCTCCATGTTCACCAGGCGAAAGAATCTCCTGACCTTGGGTTCACTCCCCTTGAACCATCGGTCCTCAG GGCATATATATCAGCTGCAAGAAAATTGTCCCCCGCAGTACCAAAGGAGCTGGAAGAATATCTAGCCAGCGCATATTCAAGCATCAGGCAGGAGGAAGCAAAATCAAGTATTCCCCACTCTTATACAACTGTTAGAACTCTACTAAGCATTCTCAGGATATCGGGG GCTTTAGCAAGGCTAAGATTCTCGGATTACGTTGCTCAGAGTGATGTGGATGAGGCACTTAGGTTAATGCAAATGTCAAAGTTCTCTTTGTATTCGGATGAACGCCAAAGATCAGGGTTGGATGCGATTTCTGATATATATTCAATCTTACGGGACGAAGCTACTCGGATTAACGAGATGAATATAAGCTACGCCCATGCGCTTAACTGGATTTCAAGAAAG GGATACAGTGAAGCCCAGCTTAAAGAATGTTTAGAAGAATATGCAGCCTTAAATGTGTGGCAGATCCATCCAAACACATTTGACATCCGTTTTATTGATGTTTAA
- the LOC142556395 gene encoding uncharacterized protein LOC142556395 codes for MAHTLLGVVRCDLSYEIKYIIENMKDKYGYQISYMKAWRILKRAMEIFYGTWESSVQLLPKYMCALSKYNPGTAVEWKQLRANTEMIKTINYVFWAFRPCVDGFRHCRKIISVDGTHLYTKYKHKMLIAVTLDANNQMLPLAFAIVDEETSDSWKWFLENLGRHVVRGENVVCLISDRHKRIVRAT; via the coding sequence ATGGCACATACGCTATTGGGAGTTGTTCGTTGTGATCTTTCGTACGAGATTAAGTATATAATTGAAAATATGAAAGATAAATATGGATATCAAATCTCATATATGAAGGCATGGCGAATTTTGAAACGTGCTATGGAAATTTTTTATGGTACATGGGAGAGCTCCGTTCAATTACTTCCAAAATATATGTGTGCTTTGTCCAAATATAATCCGGGAACAGCTGTGGAGTGGAAGCAACTCAGAGCCAACACTGAAATGATTAAGACAATAAACTATGTTTTCTGGGCATTCAGGCCGTGTGTTGATGGGTTTCGACATTGTCGAAAAATAATTAGTGTCGATGGTACACACTTGTATACCAAATACAAACACAAAATGTTGATCGCTGTCACTCTGGATGCGAACAATCAGATGCTACCGCTAGCATTTGCTATTGTGGATGAAGAAACATCAGATTCTTGGAAATGGTTTTTGGAGAATCTAGGAAGACATGTTGTTCGTGGTGAAAATGTTGTGTGTCTTATTTCTGATAGGCATAAGAGAATCGTGCGAGCAACCTGA
- the LOC142556396 gene encoding uncharacterized protein LOC142556396, whose amino-acid sequence MELTMNPSQTNHVISDGKKNGGDDVIRETFHILTNTLLSLLLPLSFLILARVAAAQYLLSVSNYAIQISTCLPCFLFLNKTHTILHLLVSVISASTLAQGLKGKITFLSHSSLTRHRLYAAWIFLCMLQLCVGLGIEGSIASGIDGSSFGQEKGLLCRVVFFFGLHETTLFWWRTVVKPVVDDTVFGFYREEEGWLVKVVMGVGFGCLWWWRVREEVEALALAAEVKRELMMGIGVADFVGWWLYYTTVTIGMVGIVKGLIGVLMFLACNCRRRENCKPTPNDEKV is encoded by the coding sequence ATGGAGTTGACCATGAATCCATCACAAACCAATCATGTGATCAGTGACGGCAAGAAAAATGGCGGCGACGATGTCATCCGGGAGACTTTCCATATACTCACCAACACCCTCCTCAGTCTTCTCCTCCCTCTCTCGTTCCTCATCCTCGCCCGCGTCGCCGCCGCCCAATATCTCCTCTCCGTATCTAACTACGCCATTCAGATTTCCACTTGTTTACCATGCTTCCTTTTCTTGAACAAGACACACACGATTCTCCATCTGCTCGTCTCTGTGATCAGTGCATCCACTCTCGCCCAAGGACTTAAAGGAAAAATCACATTCCTGAGCCACAGCTCCTTGACACGACATCGTCTGTACGCCGCGTGGATTTTCCTCTGCATGTTACAACTATGTGTCGGGTTAGGTATTGAAGGGAGCATAGCCTCTGGTATAGACGGTTCGAGTTTCGGTCAAGAAAAGGGTCTGCTCTGCAGAGTGGTGTTCTTCTTCGGTCTGCATGAAACGACGCTATTTTGGTGGAGGACCGTGGTGAAGCCCGTGGTCGATGACACGGTGTTCGGATTTTACAGGGAGGAGGAAGGATGGTTGGTGAAGGTGGTGATGGGGGTGGGCTTCGGGTGCCTTTGGTGGTGGCGCGTGAGAGAGGAGGTGGAGGCTCTGGCGCTGGCGGCTGAGGTGAAGAGGGAGCTGATGATGGGGATTGGGGTGGCGGATTTCGTGGGATGGTGGCTGTATTACACAACGGTGACAATTGGAATGGTTGGAATTGTGAAGGGATTGATTGGGGTGTTGATGTTCTTGGCTTGTAATTGTAGGAGAAGGGAGAATTGCAAGCCAACTCCAAATGACGAAAAGGTTTGA